CCTGCGCCGCGCGACCGGCACCATCCGGGACAAACGGCTGGCGGTGGCCGCCGAACTGGAGGACTGGGAGGAACTGCGGGAGGCAGCCGCGACGATCAAGCGTCGCACCCTCCGCCATCTCGACCACCATCTCCTGCGCCTGGAGAAGGCGGTGACCGCCGCGGGGGGAGTGGTTCACTGGGCGTCGGACGCCGCCGACGCCAACCGCATCGTGACCGCCCTGGTGAAGGCGACCGGCGAGGACGAGGTCGTCAAGGTCAAGTCGATGGCGACCCAGGAGATCGGCCTCAACGAGGCGCTCGCGGACGCGGGCATCCGTGCCTACGAGACCGATCTCGCGGAACTCATCGTGCAGCTGGGCGGCGACCGCCCGTCGCACATCCTCGTGCCCGCCATCCACCGGGGCCGCTCCGAGATCCGGGAGATCTTCCGCCGGGAGATGGGGGAGTGGGGCAGGCCCGCCCCCGAGGACCTCAGCGACGAGCCCCGCGATCTCGCCGAGGCGGCCCGGCTCCACCTGCGGGAGAAGTTCCTGCGCGCCAAGGTCGCCGTCTCCGGCGCCAACTTCGCGGCCGCCGACACCGGCACCGTGGCCGTGGTGGAGTCGGAGGGCAACGGGCGGATGTGCCTGACCCTGCCGGAGACCCTGATCACCGTCATGGGCATCGAGAAGGTCCTGCCGGCCTTCGCCGACCTGGACGTCTTCCTCCAGCTCCTGCCCCGCTCGTCGACCGGTGAGCGGATGAACCCGTACACCTCGCTGTGGACCGGTGTCACCGAGGGCGACGGCCCCCGGAACTTCCACCTGGTGCTGCTCGACAACGGCCGCACCGCCACGCTCGCCGACGAGGTGGGCCGCCAGGCCCTCGCCTGCATCCGGTGTTCGGCGTGCCTCAATGTCTGCCCGGTGTACGAGCGCACGGGTGGCCATGCCTACGGTTCGGTCTACCCCGGGCCGATCGGCGCCGTCCTGACCCCGCAGCTGGCCGGCATCGAGAACGCGGCCTCGCTGCCCTTCGCCTCGACCCTGTGCGGTGCCTGTTACGACGCCTGCCCCGTGAAGATCAACATCCCCGAGGTGCTGGTCCACCTGCGCGCCGAGGCTGTGGAGGCCAAACGCCGGGACCGACTGCTGCCCACATCCGAGGCACTCGCCATGAAGGCCGCCGGTGCCGTCCTGGGCTCACCACGCCGGCTGGCCACCGTACAGCGGCTGGCCGCCACCGGAGCCCGGCTGCTGGCCCGTGACGGCCTGATCGGCGCCCTGCCCGGTCCGTTCGCCCGCTGGTCCGGCACGCGGGACACCCCAGTGCCGGCCCGCGAGTCCCTGCGCGCCTGGTGGCGCCGCACGCGACCAGCCGGCAGCGAAGGCAGGAGTACGACAGCGGAGGGAAAGGGACGACGATGAACGGCCGCGAGACCGTCCTGAGCGCGATTCGGGGAGCACTGTCCGGCGTGCCGGATTCCGAGCGCCCTGACGAGGTACCGACCTCGCACGGTCGCCGCGCCGATCACGTGGGACCGGACGTCGTCGACCTGTTCGTCGAGCGTGCCGCCGAGTACCGCGCCACGGTGGTCCGTGTTCCGCCGTCCGGTGCCGCGGCGGCCGTCGGTCATGCGCTGGCCCGAAGCGGAGCACGGTCCCTGGTGGTTCCGCCCTGGCTTCCCGAGGACCTGGTTCCGGAGGGGGAGTGGTCACTGCTGGCGGATGTCCCGCCGCTGACCGTCGGACAACTCGACGCGGCGGACGCCGTGGTCACCACTGTCGCCACCGCCATCGCGGTCACCGGCACCGTGGCCCTCGACCACGGTCCGGGCCAGGGACGGCGGGCCCTGACCCTGCTTCCGGACCAGCACATCTGCGTGGTCCGGGCGGACCAGATCGCTCCCGACGTACCCGAGGCATGGGGCCTGCTCGACCCCTGCCGTCCGCTGACTCTCATCTCCGGTCCCTCGGCCACCAGCGACATCGAACTGGACCGTGTCGAGGGCGTGCACGGGCCCAGGATCCTCGACATCGTCGTGGTGGGGGACGCGTAGCCGAGGGCACCGAGACCGTCCGGCTTTGCAGCGTGGCCCGGTGGCCGCGCTGTGAAGCCGCGCTCCTTTTGCCTGCCTGTCAGAAGACGTCCGAACAGCCGGCTGGCTCAGGGCCGGTGCGGTCGACGATTCCACAGTGGGGCTGTCTGTGGGCGACTGCGGCAGGACGTGGAGATCGAGGCCTGGTCATCGACGCCCTGCCCAGGACATCCAACTCAGACTGTTTCGGCGCTGCCGGTCTGCGCGACTGCTGGACGGCAGGATGCCACCGAGCGCATCAAGACCCCTGCGGTACCGCAGGGGACCGCTCCCCGGACCCCCGGACGATCAGCCGCGTGGGCACGGTGACGGTGCGGGCCCGGGCGCGGTCGCCGTCGAGGCGGGCCAGGGCGGTGGTCGCTGCCGTTCTGCCGATTTCTTCGGCGTCCTGGGCGACGACGGTCAGGGCCGGCTCAAGTGCCTCGGCGAGGGCCACGTCGTCGAAGGCGACGACGGCGACGTCCTTCCGGTGGATGCGGGCGAGTTCGGTGACTATTCCCAGCGCGACGATGTTGTTGCCGGCGAAGAGGGCGGTGGGGGGATCCTCCAGGCCCAGGAGTTGGGAGGTGACGGCCGAGGCCCCGTGCTGGTCGTGGGCGTTGGAGACCAGGGAGCGGTCGTAGGGGAGGCCTGCTTCCCGCAGGGCGGCGCGATAGCCGGCCAGGCGTTCGCGGCGGGTGTAGAGCTTGGTGGGCAGGTCGCCGACGAAGCCGATGCGCCGGTGGCCGTGGGCGATCAGGTGGGCGACGCCGTCGTGGGCGCCGGTGCGGTTGGAGCTGACGACGCTGTCCGTGGCCAGGCCCACTCCCGGGCGGTCGATGAAGACGACGGGCAGGCCGGTGACCCGGTGGGTCTTGAGGTGGGAGTGGTCGGCGCCGACGGACGGCACGACCAGCAGGATGCTGATGCGGCGGGCGAGGAACTTGTCCGTCAGCGCGCGTTCGCGGCCGGGATCGTCCGCGGAGGAACCCATGAGCAGGGTCAGGCCGCGGTCGCGGACGGTGTCCTCGATGCTGCGGGCCACGGCTCCGAAGAAGGGGTTGCCGAGGTCGGGGATGACCAGTCCGATGGTGGTGTCGGGTCCGCCGACGCGGATGTTGCGGGCCATGAGGTTCGGCTGGAAGCCGAGCTTGGCCACGGCGGCGAGGACTTGTTCCCTGGTCTGGGCCGAAGCGGGTCCGTCCTCGTTGAGGACGCGGGAGACGGTCTTGGCGCTGACGCCCACTTCTCGGGCGACGTCAGCCAGGGTGGGGCGGCGATTGGCTGCCATGGAGGAAACGGTCTCCTGTGCTCGTCGGTTCCGACCGCGGCCTCGGCCGGAACCTGTGAGTATTTCAGTCGTACGTCAACTGGCCTGGACGCCTGCGGCCTTCGCCGCCTGGGAGTCCGCTACGACGGTATCTCCGGCCTCGTCGACGGTGAGCGCGCCGGTCATGATGGCGACGACCTCCGCCATGGAGTGGTCGGACGGCTTGATCACAGCAGCGCGCCGGCCCAGCCGGTGGACGTGGATCCGGTCGGCGATCTCGAAGACGTGCGGCATGTTGTGGCTGATCAGGACGACCGGCATGCCTTTGTCCCGGACGCGGCGGATGAGGTCCAGGACCTGACCGGACTCCTTGACGCCGAGGGCGGCGGTGGGTTCGTCCATGACGACGACGCTGCGGGCCCAGGCGACGGCACGGGCCACCGCGACGGCCTGCCGCTGTCCACCGGAGAGCGTCTCGACCGACTGCGTCAGCGAGCGCAGGCCGATCTTCAGGTCGGCCATGTGCTCGGCGGCCTCCTCGCGCATGCGCTTCTTGTCCAGCATGCGCAGGACACTGCCGAGGACACCGGGCCGGCGAAGCTCGCGCCCGAGGAACATGTTCGAGGCGATGTCCATGGAGGCGGCCACGGCGAGGTCCTGATAGACCGTCTCGATGCCGTGCGCGCGGGCACTTTGCGGCCCGGAGAACTGGATGGGTTCGCCGTTGAGCCGTATCTCGCCCGCGTCAGGGGTCACCGCGCCGGTGAGGGCCTTGATCAGGCTGGTCTTGCCGGCGCCGTTGTCGCCGATCACGGCGAGGACCTCGCCGGGCAGCAGGTCGAAGTCGGCGCCGTCGATGGCAGTGACGTGACCGTAGCGCTTGACCAGACCGCGGGCCTGCAGGACAGGGGTGGAGGAGGAGGTGGCGGTCATCAACGGGCCTTCTTCCGGGAGAGCTGGTCGACGGTCACCGCGAGGATCACCAGGACACCGGTGATCAGGGTCTGGTAGATGGAGGCGACGCCCATCAGCTGCAGGCCGTTGCGGAAGACTCCGACGATGAGGACGCCGATGAACGTGCCCAGGACCGATCCGCGTCCGCCGAAGAGGCTGGTGCCGCCGAGGACCACGGCCGTGATGCTGTCCAGGTTGTCGGTCTGCCCGGCCTGCGGGTCGCCGACGCCGGTGCGGGAGATGAGCAGCAGGGCGGCGATGCCGTAGAGGATGCCGGCCACGGTGTAGACGCCGATGGTCAGGCGGGAGGTGCGGATGCCGTTCAGCCGTGCCGCTTCCGGGCTGTTGCCCAGGGCGTAGACGTGCCGGCCCCAGCCGGTGCTGCTCAACGCGTAGGCGAGGAGGAGGAACAGGGCGATGGTGACCAGGGAGCCGTAGGTGATGTCGGTCTTGCCGAGCGGGAAGGTCTGCCCGAGGGCCGTCAGCGGGCCGGGCAGGTTGGTGACCGTCTGCTCCTCGGAGTAGATGTGGGTCAGCGCGAACGCCACATTGAGCATGCCGAGGGTGACGATGAACGGCGGCAGCGGGATCTTCTGCACCAACGCCCCGTTGAGCAGCCCGAAGCCGCCGCAGACGGCCAGGCCCAGCGCGATGGCGGCGAGCGGGGGCAGGGAGCCCTCGGCCGCCATCCTGGCGATCACTATGCTGCCGAACGCCATCACCGCACCGCACGACAGGTCGATGCCCGCCGTGAGGATGATCAGGGTCTGCCCGATGGCGAGGGTGCCGACGACCATGACCTGCTGCACGATCAGCGAGAAATTGCCGCCCGTGAGGAACTGGTCGGTCGAGAGGGAGAAGAAGGCGCAGGCCAGGAGGAGGGCGACCAACGGGCCGGTGGTCGGCGCCGTGAGCAGTCGGCGGGCCGTGGTCGGTGCTTTGAGCCCGGCGTACGGCGAGGATGTGGACGGTGGCGTGGACGTGGCAGTCATGCGAGGTCCTTGACGGAGAATGAGAGGGCGGCCGACTCCCGGTCGGGGAGGTGGGAGCCGGCCCGCCGACTGAGGGGAAAGGCGGTACGGGAGGTCCGCGGGGCGGCTCAGCCCCAGCAGTTCTCCAGGCCGTAGGCGGTGTCCTTGGACGTGACCCCGTCCTGCGCCTTGTCGGTGATCAGCGTGACGCCGGTGTCGGTGTATCCGGACGCCTTCTTGCCGTCCTTGGCGTACGTCACGACGGCCTTGACTCCCTCGGAGGCCATCTTCAGCGGGTACTGCTGCGAGGTGGCGGCGATCTTGCCGTCCTTGACCGCCTGGGTGCCGGTGCAGCCGCCGTCGACGGAGACGATCAGGACGTCCTTCTCCCGGCCCTTGGCCTTGAGCGCGGTGTACGCGCCCAGCGCGGCGGGCTCGTTGATGGTGTAGACGACGTTGATGTCGGGCTCCTTCTGGAGGCAGTTCTCCATCGCCGTCTGGCCCTTGGCCTGGTCGCCACCGGTGTCCTGGGAGCAGACGACGGAGGGGTCGCCGTCCTTGACGCCGAAGCCCTTCAGGAAGCCGTTGTGCCGCTGGACGCCGACGGACACGCCCGGCGCGAGGTCGAGGGTGGCTATCTTCGCCGGCTTGCCCTTCATCGCCGCCTTGGCGTACTCGCCGATCAGCTCGCCGGCCTTGAGGTTGTCGGTGGCGAAGAGGGCGTCGACCGCGCTCTCCGGCTCGGTCGGGGTGTCCAGGGCGATGACCAGGACACCCTTGGCCTTGGCCTTCTCGATCGCGGGCACGATGGCCTTGGAGTCGCTCGGGGTGATGAGGATGCCCTTCACGCCGGAGGCGACCATGTTCTCGACGGCCGTGACCTGACCGGCGTTGTCGCCGTCGAACTTTCCTGCCGCGGTCATGAGCTTGACGCCCTCGGCCTTCGCGGCCTTCTCCGCGCCCTCCTTCATCTTCACGAAGAACGGGTTGGTGTCGGTCTTGGTGATCAGACCGACCTTGATTTCGCCCGAACCGGAGCTGGCGGAGCCCGAGCCGGAGCCGGATCCGCAGGCCGTCAGGGTGAGGGCCGCGATGCCCGTGCATGCCGCGGCTCTGAGGAGGGAGGAGGACAGACGAGTGGTGCGAGACATGAACGACTCCTGCGCGATAGCGAGCGGCGGGGCCGGCATCAGAGCATGCCGCCCGGAGGTGTCATCGTTGACTTATGTCATCGTTGACACTGCATGGCGAGGATGATGGACTCCGCATCCCGGCAACGTCAATGCCTTGCACTCGTCACAAATCGGCAACGCCCGTGGCCGCCGTCCATGGGCAGCCGGTGAGCGGTTATGCCGCGAGGCGCCCTCTTTGCCGCTACTTTCCGAGAGAAGAGCAGTCCATGCGCCCGTGTCGGATCACCGTTCTGGGAGAGTGCGTCGCCGACGCCTTCACCGAACCCGCGAACACCTCGAACGAACTGGCCCTTCGGGTGCTGCCCGGCGGCGGACCTGCGAATACGGCGGTGGCCCTGGCCCGGCTGGGCACCCCGGCACGCTTCCTGGCGCGCCTGTCCGGCGACGTGTTCGGCCGCCTGTTCCGGGCCCACCTGCAAGCGTCCGGCGTCGACCTGTCGTACGCCGTCGCGGCCTGCGAGCCGAGCACGCTGGCCGTGGCCGAGCTGGACGCCCAGGGGCAGGCCGCGTTCTCCTTCCACGCCCAGAACACGGCCGACTGGCAGTGGACGGCCGAGGAACTGGTGAGGGTGGATCTGTCCAGTACAGCCTGTGTGCACACCGGGTCGCTGGCGCTGGTCCGTGAACCCGGCGCGGCGGCGGTGGAGGAGTTCCTGGCGACGGCCTCTCCCCAGGCCACCATCAGCATCGACCCGAACGTCCGGCCGCTGCTGGTGCGCCCCGAGGTCTACCGTGCCAGGCTGCCGCACTGGTGCGGCCTCGCGGATGTGCTGCGGCTCAGCGAGGACGACCTGGAGCTGCTCCTGCCGGGCACCCCGCCCGAGCGGGCGTGCGACACCTGGCACGCCGCAGGGGTGCGGCTCGTCGTCATCACGCTCGGTGCCGGCGGCGCCCTGGCCTCGCTCGACGGCGAACGGCTGCAGGTGCCCGCGGTGACTACCCGGGTGGTCGACACGGTCGGGGCGGGGGACTCCTTCACCGCCGGGCTGCTGCACCACCTCGGCATCCGCGGGTTCCTCGGTGGCCGGCTGGCCGATCTCGGTCTCGACGATGTCGCGGAAGCCTGCCGGTTCGCCACTCGAGTAGCGGCCCTGACCTGCTCGGTCGCCGGCCCCAACCCGCCGTGGCAGAACCAGTTGGCGCAGCTCTCGACCGTCGGCGGCGCCTGACGGGCAAGCGAGTCCCGCCCGGCCGATCCTGGCCCAACCGTTGACGTGTTGGGCGGATTGCGCTCATGATCGGGCCACTCGATGTCATCGATGACATAAGTCAACGATGACACCCTTGGTCGGTGGAGTGGACGACGACGCCGGCCAAGGTGTCACTTTTCGGTCCGTCCACCGCAGGCTTCGCCACGTGGACGGCGCGGCACAGGAGACATCATTCTACCAGTACAACCCCAACGGCGACTCCTGGGGTGACATGTCCTGGGGGCATGCGGTGAGCCGGGACCTCGTGCACTGGGAGGAGTTGCCGCTCGCCCTGTCGCACGACGACGAGGAGATGGTGTTCTCCGGCAGCGCGGTCGTCGACTGGAACAACACCACCGGGTTCGGCACGAAGAAGAACCCGCCCATGGTGGCGATCTACACCAGCGCCTACAAGAACGGCGGCAAGCAGGCCCAGTCGCTCGCCTACAGCACCGACCGGGGCCGCACCTGGACCAAGTACCAGGGCAATCCCGTCATCGACATCGGCTCCAAGGAGTTCCGCGATCCCAAGGTCCAGTGGTACGAGCCGACCAAGAGCTGGCTGATGACGGTGTCGCTGTCCACCGAGCGCAAGGTGCGGTTCTACTCGTCCAAGAACCTCAAGGACTGGGAGCTGCAGAGCGAGTTCGGGCCGGCCGGCGCGACGGGTGGCGTGTGGGAGTGCCCCGACCTGTTCCCCCTCGCGGTCGACGGGGACGAGAACAACATCAAGTGGGTCCTGGTCGTCAACATCAACCCCGGTGGTATCGCGGGCGGTTCGGCCGCCCAGTACTTCGTCGGCGACTTCGACGGCAAGAAGTTCACGGCCGACGACAAGGGCACCTACACCCCGCCGGCCGGCCAGGTCGTGCAGGACTTCGAGGGCACCGACTTCGGTACGTGGGCGACCACCGGCACCGCGTTCGGTGACGGACCGGCGGCCGGGGCGCTGGACGGCCAGGGAACCGTCGACGGCTTCGACGGCAAGGGCCTCGCCAACAGCTTCCACGCGGGTGACGGCACGACTGGCACCCTCACCTCGCCCTCCTTCACCGTCGACAGCCCCTACTTGAACTTCAAGGTCGGCGGCGGCCGGCACCCGCACGTACCCGGAACCGTCATGGAGCAGGGCCCTCCGCCCGAGGGCACGGTCCTCGCCGACTTCGAAGGCGGAACCTACGGTGACTGGACGGCGACCGGGGACGCCTTCGGCACCGCACCGGCCACCGGCACCCTCCCCAACCAACAGGAGGTTTCCGGCTTCCTGGGCAGCGGCCTGGTCAACAGCTACCTGAACGGCGACTCCACCACCGGCACCCTCACCTCGCCGGAGTTCACCATCGACAAGGACTACGTCAATTTCCTGATCGGCGGCGGCAACCACCCGGCCGGCTCCGACACCCCGACGGCCATTGAACTCCTCGTCGACGGCCAGGTGGTGCGCAGTGCTACCGGACAGGACGCCGAGGCACTCAACTGGGCGTCCTGGGACGTCAGCGACCTCGCCGGCGAGAAGGCCCAGCTCAAGATCGTCGACGACAACGCCGGCGGCTGGGGTCACATCAACGTCGACCACATCATGGTGTCCGACACCAAGGCCCAGCCCGTCTCCCAGGAGACGTCCGTCAACCTGATCGTCGACGGACAGGTCGTCCGCAGCGCCACCGGCTCCAACAGCGAGACCCTGGACTGGGCGTCCTTCAACCTGCGCCCCTACCTCGGCAAACAGGCCCGGATCCAGATCGTCGACATGAACAGCGCCGGCTGGGGTCACATCCTCGCCGACCGGTTCACCGAAGCCGAAACCCCCGCCCTCTCCGTCCTGCAACGCGCCGACTGGGCCGACTACGGCAAGGACTACTACGCGGCGGTGTCCTGGGAGAACGCTCCAGGCGGCAAGCGGTACATGATCGGCTGGATGAACAACTGGGACTACAGCGGTGCCATCCCCACCTCACCCTGGCGCGGCGCGCAGAGCATCCCACGGGAGATGGCCCTGCGCACCATCGACGGTCACGTCCGGCTGACCAGCAAGCCGGTGAGCAGTCTGACGTCCCTGAGGCAGGACCCGGCGTCCGCGGCCGGAGTCACCGTCAAGAGCACCTCCCAGCCCCTGATCGGCACCGCGGCCAAGGGCAAGGCGCTCGACATCGAGGCGACCTTCTCCCTCAAGGACGCCGAACGCTTCGGCCTCAAGGTGCGCACCGGCGCGGGCGGCGAGGAGACGGTCATCGGCTACGACACCACGACACAGGAGCTGTACGTCGACCGCGCCCGCTCCGGGGCCGTGGGCTTCCACAGTTCCTTCCCCGGTGTCCAGACCGCACCGCTGAAGGCCAAGAACGGCAAGGTCAAGCTGCGGATTCTCGTCGACTGGTCGTCCGTCGAGGTCTTCGGCGGCAACGGCGAGGCAGTGATCACCGACCAGATTTTCCCCGACCCCGCCAGCCAGGGGGTTCAGGTCTTCGCCGAAAACGGCTCCGTGCAGCTGGACCGGGCCACCGTCTGGCACGTCGACTCCTACCACGACTGATACCGACACCGACCACGGAGGACGAACCGCACCGTGAACA
This region of Streptomyces caelestis genomic DNA includes:
- a CDS encoding LutB/LldF family L-lactate oxidation iron-sulfur protein yields the protein MSAADNVVWLGTPAFPEAARAALADTRLRANLRRATGTIRDKRLAVAAELEDWEELREAAATIKRRTLRHLDHHLLRLEKAVTAAGGVVHWASDAADANRIVTALVKATGEDEVVKVKSMATQEIGLNEALADAGIRAYETDLAELIVQLGGDRPSHILVPAIHRGRSEIREIFRREMGEWGRPAPEDLSDEPRDLAEAARLHLREKFLRAKVAVSGANFAAADTGTVAVVESEGNGRMCLTLPETLITVMGIEKVLPAFADLDVFLQLLPRSSTGERMNPYTSLWTGVTEGDGPRNFHLVLLDNGRTATLADEVGRQALACIRCSACLNVCPVYERTGGHAYGSVYPGPIGAVLTPQLAGIENAASLPFASTLCGACYDACPVKINIPEVLVHLRAEAVEAKRRDRLLPTSEALAMKAAGAVLGSPRRLATVQRLAATGARLLARDGLIGALPGPFARWSGTRDTPVPARESLRAWWRRTRPAGSEGRSTTAEGKGRR
- a CDS encoding LutC/YkgG family protein, translating into MNGRETVLSAIRGALSGVPDSERPDEVPTSHGRRADHVGPDVVDLFVERAAEYRATVVRVPPSGAAAAVGHALARSGARSLVVPPWLPEDLVPEGEWSLLADVPPLTVGQLDAADAVVTTVATAIAVTGTVALDHGPGQGRRALTLLPDQHICVVRADQIAPDVPEAWGLLDPCRPLTLISGPSATSDIELDRVEGVHGPRILDIVVVGDA
- a CDS encoding LacI family DNA-binding transcriptional regulator, with amino-acid sequence MAANRRPTLADVAREVGVSAKTVSRVLNEDGPASAQTREQVLAAVAKLGFQPNLMARNIRVGGPDTTIGLVIPDLGNPFFGAVARSIEDTVRDRGLTLLMGSSADDPGRERALTDKFLARRISILLVVPSVGADHSHLKTHRVTGLPVVFIDRPGVGLATDSVVSSNRTGAHDGVAHLIAHGHRRIGFVGDLPTKLYTRRERLAGYRAALREAGLPYDRSLVSNAHDQHGASAVTSQLLGLEDPPTALFAGNNIVALGIVTELARIHRKDVAVVAFDDVALAEALEPALTVVAQDAEEIGRTAATTALARLDGDRARARTVTVPTRLIVRGSGERSPAVPQGS
- a CDS encoding ATP-binding cassette domain-containing protein: MTATSSSTPVLQARGLVKRYGHVTAIDGADFDLLPGEVLAVIGDNGAGKTSLIKALTGAVTPDAGEIRLNGEPIQFSGPQSARAHGIETVYQDLAVAASMDIASNMFLGRELRRPGVLGSVLRMLDKKRMREEAAEHMADLKIGLRSLTQSVETLSGGQRQAVAVARAVAWARSVVVMDEPTAALGVKESGQVLDLIRRVRDKGMPVVLISHNMPHVFEIADRIHVHRLGRRAAVIKPSDHSMAEVVAIMTGALTVDEAGDTVVADSQAAKAAGVQAS
- a CDS encoding ABC transporter permease, translated to MTATSTPPSTSSPYAGLKAPTTARRLLTAPTTGPLVALLLACAFFSLSTDQFLTGGNFSLIVQQVMVVGTLAIGQTLIILTAGIDLSCGAVMAFGSIVIARMAAEGSLPPLAAIALGLAVCGGFGLLNGALVQKIPLPPFIVTLGMLNVAFALTHIYSEEQTVTNLPGPLTALGQTFPLGKTDITYGSLVTIALFLLLAYALSSTGWGRHVYALGNSPEAARLNGIRTSRLTIGVYTVAGILYGIAALLLISRTGVGDPQAGQTDNLDSITAVVLGGTSLFGGRGSVLGTFIGVLIVGVFRNGLQLMGVASIYQTLITGVLVILAVTVDQLSRKKAR
- a CDS encoding sugar ABC transporter substrate-binding protein → MSRTTRLSSSLLRAAACTGIAALTLTACGSGSGSGSASSGSGEIKVGLITKTDTNPFFVKMKEGAEKAAKAEGVKLMTAAGKFDGDNAGQVTAVENMVASGVKGILITPSDSKAIVPAIEKAKAKGVLVIALDTPTEPESAVDALFATDNLKAGELIGEYAKAAMKGKPAKIATLDLAPGVSVGVQRHNGFLKGFGVKDGDPSVVCSQDTGGDQAKGQTAMENCLQKEPDINVVYTINEPAALGAYTALKAKGREKDVLIVSVDGGCTGTQAVKDGKIAATSQQYPLKMASEGVKAVVTYAKDGKKASGYTDTGVTLITDKAQDGVTSKDTAYGLENCWG
- a CDS encoding carbohydrate kinase family protein encodes the protein MRPCRITVLGECVADAFTEPANTSNELALRVLPGGGPANTAVALARLGTPARFLARLSGDVFGRLFRAHLQASGVDLSYAVAACEPSTLAVAELDAQGQAAFSFHAQNTADWQWTAEELVRVDLSSTACVHTGSLALVREPGAAAVEEFLATASPQATISIDPNVRPLLVRPEVYRARLPHWCGLADVLRLSEDDLELLLPGTPPERACDTWHAAGVRLVVITLGAGGALASLDGERLQVPAVTTRVVDTVGAGDSFTAGLLHHLGIRGFLGGRLADLGLDDVAEACRFATRVAALTCSVAGPNPPWQNQLAQLSTVGGA
- a CDS encoding glycoside hydrolase family 32 protein; the encoded protein is MDGAAQETSFYQYNPNGDSWGDMSWGHAVSRDLVHWEELPLALSHDDEEMVFSGSAVVDWNNTTGFGTKKNPPMVAIYTSAYKNGGKQAQSLAYSTDRGRTWTKYQGNPVIDIGSKEFRDPKVQWYEPTKSWLMTVSLSTERKVRFYSSKNLKDWELQSEFGPAGATGGVWECPDLFPLAVDGDENNIKWVLVVNINPGGIAGGSAAQYFVGDFDGKKFTADDKGTYTPPAGQVVQDFEGTDFGTWATTGTAFGDGPAAGALDGQGTVDGFDGKGLANSFHAGDGTTGTLTSPSFTVDSPYLNFKVGGGRHPHVPGTVMEQGPPPEGTVLADFEGGTYGDWTATGDAFGTAPATGTLPNQQEVSGFLGSGLVNSYLNGDSTTGTLTSPEFTIDKDYVNFLIGGGNHPAGSDTPTAIELLVDGQVVRSATGQDAEALNWASWDVSDLAGEKAQLKIVDDNAGGWGHINVDHIMVSDTKAQPVSQETSVNLIVDGQVVRSATGSNSETLDWASFNLRPYLGKQARIQIVDMNSAGWGHILADRFTEAETPALSVLQRADWADYGKDYYAAVSWENAPGGKRYMIGWMNNWDYSGAIPTSPWRGAQSIPREMALRTIDGHVRLTSKPVSSLTSLRQDPASAAGVTVKSTSQPLIGTAAKGKALDIEATFSLKDAERFGLKVRTGAGGEETVIGYDTTTQELYVDRARSGAVGFHSSFPGVQTAPLKAKNGKVKLRILVDWSSVEVFGGNGEAVITDQIFPDPASQGVQVFAENGSVQLDRATVWHVDSYHD